In uncultured Methanobrevibacter sp., the genomic window CTTTAGACCTTTTAATTACTTCATCCAAATTACCTTCTTCTTTTGCTTTTTTAAATGATTTGGATAATTTATTTTTCTCTGATCTTAAAGAATTTAATTTGCGCTCACCTTCTCTCCATAAGGTGTCATATTCAATTACTTTTTCAACATTTTCTGTGTCTCTAAATCTCTTCTTTTCAGAGTCTATAATAATTTCTGGATTTTCTCTGAATAATTTTATATCTAACAATATTTTGTCCCCTAAAATATTTTATTCAATATTAATTTAGATTCTTCTGTTTTTTAAAGTTAATGAAAAAATCAGCTTAAAATTATGAAAAAAGTTGATGATTAAAAAAAAAGTAGTTTTTAGGGTCCACACCGAAACCCAAATATTTTGATTATATCAATAATAAGTTTTCCTTAAAGCTTGCTTTCAAATCGCAAGCAAGTTTTTCAGAGTAATTTTCACCGTCAACAGTTACCATGGCAATTTCATATAAAACTTTGTTTAATGACTTGCCTTTTTCAGTTAATATGTATTTTACGTTCTTTTTATCGCATTTGTCAACAATCTTTTGGATCAATCCATTGTTTTCCATGTCTTTCAGGCAGTTGCTTAAGACCTTGTTTGAAAGGTCAGGCTTGTCTTCCTTAAATTCATGGAACCGAGATTTGCCATAAAACAAATCACGCATTATCTGGATTACCCATTTTTTGTTGAATAATCTTACAACCAATTCTATCGGACATGATTTAACATGTTTAGTGATGTTCATGATAATGACCTCCAAAAAATCAGTCGGTTATAATGACTTGTTTTTGAAGTATATAAACTTTTCGCTTTTTACATGGTAACCGAACAGTTACAAAAAGCTTTTATATATTATTTACCTAAGTTTGTATTGAAAGTTACACACCAGTGGCTTTCAAAATCTAGGAGATGGCAAAATTAGATAGAGTAAACACTTGGAATGAAAATGAAAAATTTTCCCCTAAATAAACAGATGCAGATACGCAAATCATGACTCCCCGCATGAAAAGCGTATTGCACAACTAAAAACACTGCGGTTTTTTACATCTATTGGTCATACTGAATCCCATATAAAAAGTTCATTGGATTTCCAAAAGGAATTTTTTGAGACGGCATTGAGCCGTCACCATCCTCCGAATCTATACCTCTAAAAAAAATATGGTTAAAATCAAAAAATTCCTGCTATCCCTATTATTAAATTCACATCAATATTTTCAGGTTATTTGTCAAATCAGCAAATCCTATTAAATAAAAAATATTAGCCCATTTTCCAAAAGCAACATCCACATTGCCCCATCACGTTTAAATCAGTTATATAACGATTGTTATAACTATAACGTAAAGAACTTAAATTAGAGAATAAAGCCAGTATTGTTTTAAAATCATTCAAAATTCCTTTTTAATGACAACAATTATATATCAAAAAGAATAATTATTAATATGTAATTAAATAATAAATGGATTGAGAAAATGAAAGAAACTACAAAAATTTTAACCATTCAAGACGTATCCTGTTACGGCCAGTGCTCAATTACAGTTGCACTACCGGTAATCTCTGCATTCGGAATAGAAACAGCCGTACTTCCTTCAGCTGTTTTATCCACACACACATCAGGATTTACAGGATACACAGTACGGGATTTAACAGAAGATCTTCCACTCATCCGTGAACATTGGGAAAGTGAAGGAATATATTTTGATGCAATATATACAGGATTTATAAGTTCAATTACCCAAATTGATTATATTAAAGACATTATAGATTCCAGGCTAAAACCTGAAGGAAAAGTTTTTGTCGACCCTGCTATGGCAGACCACGGTGAATTTTACAACGGTTTTGACCAGGATTTTGCAGACAAAATGGGCGAGCTTTGTAAAATTGGAGACTACATTCTTCCAAATACAACAGAAGCATGCTACATATTGCACAAAGCATGGAAGGAAGAATTCACAAAAGAGGAAATGCTGGAAATGGCAAACGACCTTACTGCATTTACAAAAAGACATGTCATCCTAAAAGGAGATACTCATAAGGAAGGCAAAATGGGAATGATTGTTGTCGACAAAGAAGAATCTACAACAGAATTCGTATACAACGACAAGGTAAACTATATATCCCACGGAACCGGAGATGTCTTTGCTTCATCTTTTGTAGGATCAACAATTATCGGCAAAACTCCAAGTGAATCTGCAAAGATTGCCGGAGAATTTACAAAAAAAGCTATAGAGGAAACTGTTGGAGACCCTACACACACCTACGGAGTCAAATTCGAAAGGGTAATCCCGCAGCTTCAGGATATAATTAAATCTATCTAAAAAAAAAGAAAAAAGACAGGTTAAATTACAATAACCTTTCTTCCCATTCTTTTACTTTAAAACCAACTAGAACAACATCATCATTTACCAAAATAGGTCTTTTAACAAGCATACCATCAGTTGCAAGTAAATCCAGCTGTTCATCTTCAGACATGTCAGGCAATTTATCTTTAAGTTTTAATTCTCTGTATTTCATGCCGCTTGTGTTAAAAAATCTTTTTAATGGCAAATCAGAAATTTCCCACCATTTGCGCAGTTCGTCAGCAGCAGGATTGTCTTCTATGATATGTCTTGATTCATATTCAATATTGTGTTCATCTAACCATTTTTTAGCTTTTCTGCATGTTGAGCATTTTGGATAATTAACAAATAACATAGTATCACTTAAATTTAATTTATGTCAATCAGGTAATATAGGTTTTCAGTTTTCCTCAAATAAAGATAGCAAATCACAGATATCATCAATAACATATGAAACATACTCATTTTCATAGTCATTTTCATTGCCATAGCCCCATGTGACAAGAATACAGTCTATTCCTGCGTTTTGAGCAGTTTTGATATCAGTTATAGAATCACCAATGTATACTGCATCATCAGCCTTTACATTGGCCATGTCCATTATCTTATTTACCCCATACGGATGAGGTTTTGAGGGGTGAGGATAGTCATGCCCTTCGATTGCAACAAAATCAATGTCTGAAAAATGTCTCTGCACAAATTCATTTAATGAATAATTTAAGCGGTTGGAATTGATGGCTAACAAAATGTTTTTATCCTGCAGTTTTTTTAAAACTTCATAAGAATTAGGAAACGGAAGTGTAAGCTCCTTTTTAGAGGCGTTATAATATTCAAGGTAAGTTTCCTTTACGGCCTCAAGATTTTGAGGAGTGCAATTTTCACCCAAAACCAGTGAAATAATCTCATCAATATTTCCCCCAAGACATGGAATATATTCTTCACGTGTCAGTGTTGGCAGATTATGGTCTGTCAAAGCCTTGTTAAAACAAATTACAACATCACAAATAGAATCAAACAGTGTTCCGTCAAAATCAAAGATTGCAAGTTTCTTCATGTTAATTAATTTGTCATCATCAGATAAATTTGCATCGGATTCAAAGGAACAATATTAAAAATTTAGGTATACCTAAAAATTTATATAGTATTAAAAAATAATAATAAATCAAGCAAATAGCATGACCGCATGTTATTCAAAAAAATAATGGAGGAAAAATATGATTATTGGAATTGAAAACTTAAAAAAACAAAAAGAAGAAAGCAAAAACTCAGAATAATTAAAAATCCCATTGCATTGACAATGGGATTATCATATCCCACCACTATTATTTTTAAAAAACATCCCCATTAAAGAAAAACAACTGAAATTAAAGAGAATTAAGATAAATAACTATTTTTTAAGAGCATACAAACAGACTGGAAGTGCCAATAATGTAATTATGGAAGATATCATATAAACCGGCGCATATCCCTCAGAGGCAAAGACTCCAAGCAAAGCAGGTCCGAAACCCATTGTCGCATCACAAAATATAAAGAAAGTTGATACGGCATAAGAGCGGCGTTTTTCTGAAGTGTTTCTTGTAACAATTGTAGTACATGCTGAGTTGAGTGTTCCAAAACCCAGTGCAGCACAAACTGCACAGATTACCACAGTTAATGTAGACGGATAAAAAGCAATCAAAAACAAACCTATAGCCTGCGCTATTATACCTGCCACACATATTATCAAATCCCCGCCCCTGTCCTGGATTTTACCTGCAACAGGCCTTGAAAGAATCAGAACAACAGAATATATGATGAAAAACCATGAAAATATACCTGTTAAATTGACTTCAACAGCATATAACCTATAAAATGACAAAATTGAAACATAACCAAGACTTGTAAGTGCTGTAAAAAATGAAACCGGAACGGCACCACGTTCAATAATCTTATCGAGACCGAAATAACTGGAATCCTTTTTGATTTCATGTTTGTTTGCGGGATCGTGAGCCGAAACGTCAATAAAGTAAATGCATATTAAAGCAATTGCAGAAAATATTGCTGCAAATAAAAAACATCCTGCAGAGCCAACACTATCATACAAAAATCCGCCAATGAATGGTCCGAGCCCTACTGCTAAAGTAGTACCCATCATGAAATAACCAAATGCCTCTCCAAAACGTCTTTTAGGAAGTACGGATGAAGCTATTGTAACTATTGCATTGGCTGATGCGCCAAAGCCTATACCATGAATAAACCTGACGATTAAAAGCAAATTAACATCGCTTACAATGAAATACAAAAGGCATGAAAGAAAATGAATGGTCATAAACGTTAATGCGGTTTTCTTCCAGCCGACTCTTTCCAAAGCATTTCCGGAATATATTCTGGAGCATAAACCGCCAAAAATATATATTCCGGATACCAGACCTGCAATCATAGCAGAGGATCCCATTGATGTTGCATATTCAGTAACAGTAGACATCAATACATACATTACAAGAGCCGTGCACAGCAGGGCTAGAAAAACCAGAAAAAATGACCTTGTAAATATTTTTTCATCATCAGCTGAAGCATTCATAATAAAAAATAGTAAGTTAAATTAAAAAATATTTTCTATAAAAATTAAAAAAGAAAGAATCAAAATAATTAGAAATTATATGATTCGTTGATTTTACCAGTTATGTCCCTTATTTCAGCAGTTGCTTCTTCAAGGTGGAAAATAGCTAATTTATAACCGGTTTCATCATTATAGATTCCCTGCAGGAATTCATTTCCTTCAACAATGGAATCAGCAAGATCATAGTTGTCTTCAAACACAGCTTTTCCATAATATCTAAGGAAATCTGTTTCAACAAGAGCAACTATCTCAACATATGGATTTTTCTCCATCTGTTTATAAACATCTTTAAAGTCACCAACACCAAAGTAAAGTTTTCCGTCTTTTAACAAATGAAAACCGAGAGGTCTGTTTTTAGGTTTATTTTCATCCACAGTAGCTAAGAAAAATACTTTAGCTTCATTCATAAATTCATCGATTCTTTCTGCACCTTCTAATACCATATTATCACCAATATCTTATATATTCTTAAATCATAATTCCTTCAAGGAAGATATTCAATAAATCATCGATATAATCGTTGGTTTCAAAACCAAGGCTTTTATTATAGATTTTCCATAATATTACTGACTGGAACAAACTGGAATAACACATTACAGAAATTGACCTTGTGTTAATCTCTTTAATCACACCCTTATCTATCTGCAGTTTAAAGAATTCTTCAAGTTTATTCAGAATCAGATCTGTGATTTTCGAAATTAGAGGTTCATCCTCTTCATCATTTCTGACTTCTTCCATAGCAACTTTGAGTATGCTAAAATCACTGTCTTCAAGAGATAAAATACCGAAAAAAGAAATTTTGAGGAATACATCTATACTTTCATCTTCATCAAACTCAAAAATCTCATTTAATTTATCAATGAGTATTTGCAGATAATATTCTTTTGTAGCATCTACAAGATTTTTTTTATTTTTAAACTTTCTGAAGATAGTTAATTCATTTACGCCTGCTTCAGCAGCTATTTTTTTAGTTGTTGCCTTATCAAAACCATTTTCCTGAAGAATTACTAGTGTTGCCTGAATAATTTTTTCTGATGTTTTATCGATTTCAGCTTCCATAAAAAAATATATATTGTTATTATATTTTAAATCTTTTTGGAGGAGTTTCATTAATCGTTTAAAAAATAATCTTTTCCAATTTCAATAATTCAATTTTTCTATCGATTCCGCCAGCATAACCTGTCAATTTTCCATTAACTCCCAAAACTCTATGACATGGTATTAAAATTGAAATCGGATTATGACCAACTGCTCCCCCAACGGCCTGCGCTGACATAGTTGGAGATATTCTTGAAGCGATTTGGCCGTATGTCATTGTCCTGCCATAGGGAATTTCTGAAAGTATTTTCCAGACCTTGAGTCTGAATTCACTTCCCTGAGGTTTAATTTTGAAATCAATTTTAGGATTCAATCCTTTAAAATAATCGTCAAGCCATTTTTTAACATCTCTAAAAATAGCCAATTCGTCATTTTCCACAATATTTTCAGTTGACGGAAAATATTTTTGTCCGTAAAAGTAAACACCGCAAATTGATTCGCCATCACTTATAATCAGAATTTCTCCAAGAGGAGAAACATAATCAGTTGAATAGTACATGTCTACAAATATGATTTAAAAAATTCTTCAAATTCTTCGTCACTCATAGGTTCCGGAGTTGATATGTTTTCATTAGCCATAATGCTTGAAGCAAGGTCACGGTATTCTTGTGCTTCATCACTTTCAGGATATTTTTCTACAACGGTTTTTGCATCTAATTCAGCTTCTTGAATTAAATTACTTCTATGAATTGTACCAACTACATGTGTTCCTATCTTTTTTGCAAAGTCTTCAATTATTTGCTCCTCATTGTCCACATTTCTGCAGTTACACACTATACCGCTCAAGTTACCTTTAAGCTTTTTAACACCACGAACAATATTGTTTGCTGCATAAAGTGACATATATTCCCCAGAAGTAACAATTAAAACTTCATCAGCATATTTTTCACGTAAAGGCACTGAAAAACCGCCGCAAACTACATCTCCCAGCACATCATAAATGACCACATCCAAATCCTCATCAAATATGCTAAGTTTTTCAAGCCTTTTCATAGCTACAATAACACCACGTCCGGCACATCCAACACCAGGTTCAGGACCTCCGCTTTCAACACACTGAATGCCCTTAAAACCTGTAAAAACAAGATCATCTTTTTCAGGAGTACGATTTTCCTTTAATGTATGAACAACAGTAGGAATTCTTGAGCCGTATAAGGTACGTGTAGTGTCTGCCTTTGGGTCACAGCCTATTACAATACAATTCAAATCATCACTGCCCCATACGGCAGATAAATTGGCTACTGTAGTACTTTTTCCAATTCCCCCTTTTCCATAAATAGCTATTTTCTTAATCATCAGAATCCCTCTCCACTAACTTATATACAAAATCGTTTTTTCTTACCTTTGTTGGTATTAAAATAGCAACATTTGAATTTTTATCAACACTGTCAACAGATTTTCCTTCAATCTGCATAGAATCAATTGTATGAGTAATCGAACCGGTAGTCTGACCCTGTATGATAATTTTATCACCTATTTTCAAATCATCCCATACCCTGATTTCAGCCGCCTTGACTTTATTGTAGTAATTTACAACCTGCCCTATGTCTTTTTTAATATATTTTGACTGGTTATCCTCACTTGTCTCAAATGGAGTGCCAAAATAAAAGTTGGTGTCAAAACCACGGTTAAATACGCTTGTAAGCTCTTCCATCCATTCGTCCTTAACATTATAATTTGAAGGATCTTCCTGAAAAGCGTCAATCGCTTCACGATAAATGCCAGTTACCATAGCACCATAATCAGGACTTCTTGCCCTTCCTTCTATTTTAAATGATGCAACGCCGCTTTCAATTAATTCAGGAATATATTCTATCATGCACATGTCCTTTGGAGAAAAGAAGTTTGTTCTGTAACTTATATCATCGCTTCCTGTGACAATGAATCTTTCATCTTCCACATCAGAGAAGTTGACAACATTGTCTTCGCCTTCTTCATATGTCAATGTCCAGTTCTTGCGGCAGGGCTGCAGACAGTCTCCGCAGTTAGCACTCCTTCCATATAATCCATAACTCAAAAAGCATCTGCCTGAAATTGCCATACATATTGCACCATGAACAAAAATTTCAGTTTCAATCGGCGATTTTTGGGTAATTTCAGCAATTTCCCTTAAAGAAAGCTCCCGTGAAAGGATTGCTCTTTTTGCACCTAACTTTTTAAGGGTTTTTAAAGTGTAAGAATTAGTTACATTTTCCTGAACGCTGATGTGGGCTTCAAGCCCATATGAAACAGTATCTTCAATCAGGCCAATATCTGATAAAATAAGTCCGTCAATGCCTGAAGCAGAAATTGTCTCAAGGTTGGATTCAAGCTCCTCTGCAAGCTTTTCATTTAAAATAATATTTGTACATAAATAAGTTTTAGCTCCGTATTCTTCAGTTATTTTGCAAACATCACTTAAATCATCCAGAGAAAAGTTTTTTGCATTGGCCCTCATGTTATAATCATCAAGGCCAAAATAAACTGCATCGGCTCCATTTTCTAAAACGGCACGCAGTGATATGAAATTGCCTGCCGGAGCTAATAATTCAACCATAAAAATCCATTAAGGTTTATAGTAAGTCTCAGCTTCAAGACCTTCAGGCAATTCTGTAGGATAATCCTCGTTTAGACAGCCTAAACATAATTTCTCTTCGCCCATACCAATAGCCTCAACGAGGGCAGGAAGAGTTATATAACCTAAAGAGTCTATTTTTAACTGTTCCTGAATTTCTTCAACAGAATAATTCGCAGCAATCAACTCTTTTTTGGTTGCCATTGCAACTCCGTAGTAACATGGAGCAATAACAGGAGGGCATCCTACTAAAAAGTGAATTTCTGCAGGTTCAGCTTCCTTAACAAGGTCAAGCAACTGTTTGGAAGTTGTTCCTCTTACAATACTGTCATCGATTAAAATAATTTTTTTGCCTTTAATGGCTTCTTTAATTGGATTTAGCTTAAGCCTGACTGCCAGCTCCCTTTCTTCCTGAGTAGGCATGATGAATGTTCTTCCGACATATCTGTTTTTGATTAAACCTTCACCATAAGGAATACCTGATGCTCTTGAATATCCGATAGCTGCAGGAATGGATGAATCCGGAACAGGAATTACTACATCCGCATCAATAGGATAGAGTTTGTGCAGCTGACGGCCGATATTCATTCTGGTTTCATAAACGTTAATGCCGTCAATGGTACTGTCAGGTCTTGCAAAATAAACATATTCGAACATGCAGTGGGAAAGTTTACATTTTCCTGCGCTTTCTAGCATGTGAGATTTGAGTTCATCATCTTCAAAATAGACTACTTCACCCGGAACTATGTCTCTAATATATTCCGCATTTATTACATCAAATGCTACAGTTTCAGAAGCTAAAATAAATTCATCATCCCTTTTTGCAACTGCAAGAGGTTTGATTCCCATAGGATCTCTTACACCATATAATTCACCGTCGATTAAAATAGTCAATGCATATGATCCAACAAGTTTTTTGCATACAGCTTCAATAGCCTCCAAAACATTTTTGCCATTGTCATAATGTTCTTTTTTAAGCATGTAACATATTACTTCAGAATCGGAATCAGACTTGAAATAAAATCCTTCGCTACTGAGTTCTTTTTTTAACTCAGCCGAATTGACAATGTCACCATTATGAGCCATTGCAATAAATCCGTCACCAAAATCAGTTACAAAAGGCTGTGAATTTTCAATTTTTGATTGGCCAGTAGTTGAATACCTTACATGACCAATTGCCATGCTTCCAGGCAAGTGATTAATTTCATTATCTTTAAATACATCAGTGATTAAACCCATACCGCAATAATGATTTAAACCATTTTCTGTATTAAAAGCAGCTATTCCTGCTGATTCCTGACCTCTATGCTGTAAAGCATATAAACAATAATAAACAAAAGATGCGACATTTTTAGAATCATCACTACAGTGAATTCCAACAATACCACACTTATCTTCCATCTCACCGTGCATTATGTAAACTCCCTTAAAATAGTATAATTATAGTTATCTAAAAACTAGTATAAAAACAATAATGTTTAGTCCCAGAAATTCTCGAAAGTATCTGGAATTTCATCATAGGCATCCTTAACTTCCGGAACTTTCTCTTCCTTAATATCAGTTAAATCCTTTTTTAAATCATCAGCATTATCATCAACAAATATTAATGCAGTTCTAACAATATTTAACCATTCAATAGCCTTGGATTTATTTTCAGCAGCAATATAATTTTGACCGACAATAATATTTTCAGGCTTGAACTTATCAGTAGCTATTACAATTCTTTTTTCATCCTTAAGCTCCTGCCTGAAGGTTTCCTGCCAAAGCTCTTCAAGATTGAATATTTCCAGAATCTCTTTTCGATATATATCCTCATAGCGTAATTTGAATGATGAAAAATCAGATTTTACCTCTTCGACATCTTCTCTCAGCTCATTGTTTTCCTGAGACAATATTTCATTTTCCTTGATTAGCTTATTGTAATCATCAAGAAGGCTATTATAGTTATGAGTTACTTTCATCAGTTTATTTTCCAGAGCGTGGATGTTAATCAGATTTAAAGAATAAGATAATGTTGATTTTATGATTGAATTCAAGATTTCCTTTTCGGCCAATCTGAAGTCTATTGATTCATCTTCAACAATAATGTGAGTGTAGTCAAACAGTCCCACATGATTAAAATCAGTTTTCAATTCATTAAAAAGAATATTATAGGTTTCATCATGACCATAACCTCCAATAAGCAAAATATCAGCGCCGGTAGCTACTTTTTTTACGATGCTTAATTCGGTAGTTGGAATTATTGATGAAACGATAATGTTGTAATCCTGTTCAAGCTGAATATTGTTTACAGCCTTTGATACAAGCTGGGCAATATCCAGTCCCTGAACAATGATACGAACATCTATTTTTGATTCATGATTTTCATTTCCCATGAAAATTACCTAAACTTTATTTATTTTTTCATGCCATTTCCATGCAGAGCTTACAATTTGCTCTAAATCATACTGAGGAATCCAGCCTAATTTTTCTCTGATTTTAGTTGAATCAGCTATAAGTATAGCCGGATCACCTTCACGGCGTTCATCCATTTTAACTTCAAAATCACGTCCTGTGACTTTTTTACACATGTCAATTACTTCACGTACAGAATAACCTTCACCATTTCCAAGGTTGAAGATATTTGATTCATGTTCATTGCATAAGTATTCATATGCTTTAATATGAGCATCTGCCAAGTCATTTACATGGATGTAATCACGAATGCATGTTCCGTCAGGAGTATCATAATCGCTTCCAAATATGGAAATGCTGTCCCTTTTTCCAATGGCAGCATCTAAAATCAATGGTATCAAGTGTGTTTCTGGGTCATGGAATTCCCCTATTTCACAATCGAAATCAGCACCTGCAGCATTGAAATATCTTAAAGATACATAGTTGAAATCACCTTTATCAGCTTCTCTTTGAAGAGCCTTTTCAGTGATAAATTTGGAGTGTCCGTAAGGATTGATTGGTTTTAGTTCTGTATCTTCTGTGATTGGAATCTGTTCAGGATTTCCATAAACTGCTGCAGTTGATGAAAGAATAAATTTGTCCACATTAAATTCTCTCATGACCTTCAAGAGATTTAAGGTATTTTTATAGTTATTTTTAAAGTATTTTTGAGGAAGTTCAACTGATTCGGCTACTGAAGAAAAAGCAGCAAAGTGAATAACACCATCTATATCATATTTTTCAAAAACTTCCCTGATATTGTCTTTTCCAAAGTCGTAGTTTTCAAAATTTCCCCATTTAACAAAGTTTTCATAACCTTTGCAAAGATTATCAACAATAACAGTGTCATAGCCTGCATTGTGTAGTGCTTTATTGGTATGAGAACCTATATAACCTGCTCCGCCAGTAACTAAAATCAATGTGAACACCTTAAATAAATTTACCTAATTTAAGTAACGCTTTTGGAGATACTTTAATTAATTTTTTAACAATTTCAGTTGTGGAAATTTTCTCAAAGCTTTCACCTTGGAATGCGTGAGCAATGCTGTCAAGTTCTTCATCGGATAATGTAAGCAAGTATTCCTGTACTTTTTTATATCTTTTGATTTCATGGTCAAGCTCATCGTGAGCCATTTGATCATATTGTTTTAGGAATTTTTTGGAGCAGTCCTCTTTGATAGCTTGAGCTGCAACCTGACCTGCACACATACCCCCGGTCATACCTGAGATGATTCCTCCACCAGTCAACGGATTTACCTGACCTGCTGCATCTCCAACAACCATAATGTTGTCATCATATAATTTTTTAGTCATTCCGCCTACTGGGTCTCCACCAACGTTTAATTCAACTGCCTGAGCGTTTTGAGTGTATGGACATTTTGCAATAAAATCATCCAAGTATTCTTTAGCTGTTTTTTCAGCTTTATGAGGTAATATTGCTAAACCTACGTTTGCAATGTCATCACCTTTAGGGAAAATCCATACATATCCTCCAGGTGCAC contains:
- the galE gene encoding UDP-glucose 4-epimerase GalE, translated to MILVTGGAGYIGSHTNKALHNAGYDTVIVDNLCKGYENFVKWGNFENYDFGKDNIREVFEKYDIDGVIHFAAFSSVAESVELPQKYFKNNYKNTLNLLKVMREFNVDKFILSSTAAVYGNPEQIPITEDTELKPINPYGHSKFITEKALQREADKGDFNYVSLRYFNAAGADFDCEIGEFHDPETHLIPLILDAAIGKRDSISIFGSDYDTPDGTCIRDYIHVNDLADAHIKAYEYLCNEHESNIFNLGNGEGYSVREVIDMCKKVTGRDFEVKMDERREGDPAILIADSTKIREKLGWIPQYDLEQIVSSAWKWHEKINKV